A window of Micromonospora sp. WMMC415 genomic DNA:
GTTGGCGTAGAAGTCGTGCGCCAGGCTGGACGAGGAGGCGAGGGTCAGTCCGGCCACCACGGCGAGGATGGTGGCGAAGGCGACCGCCGCGATGACCGCGAGCAGGGTGGCCCCGCCGAGATCACCGCCGAGGAAGTCGACGCCGAGCGCCTCGGCCAGTTGTGGCGCGGCCGTGTTGCCGGCCCGGTCCTGCGCGGTGATCGCCTCGCCGCCCACCAGCGCCGCGGCGCCGAAGCCGAGCGCCAGGGTGAGCAGGTAGAAGGTGCCGATGATGCCGATCGCCCAGAGCACGCTCTTGCGGGCCGCCTTCGCCGTCGGCACCGTGTAGAAGCGGATCAGGATGTGCGGCAGGCCGGCCGTGCCGAGCACCAGCGCGATGCCGAGCGACAGCAGGTCGATCTTGTTGTAGAAGGTCTGCGTCGAGTTTCCAGCCACCTCGACGCCGTAGCGCAGCCCGGGTTCCAGGAAGGCGCTGCCCTTGCCGGACGACTCGGCCGCCTGGCCCAGCAACTCCGACAGGTTGAAGTTGAACTTGGCGAGCACCAGCACGGTCATGATCAGCGCGCCGCCCATCAGCAGGAACGCCTTGACGATCTGCACGTACGTGGTGCCCTTCATGCCACCGACCGTCACGTAGATGATCATCAAGGCGCCGACCATGATGATCGTGGCGATCTTGGCGGCGTCCGCGTCCATGCCGAGGAAGGTGGTTCCCGGCCGGATGCCGAGCAGCAGGGCGACCAGGGCGCCGGCGCCGACCATCTGGGCCAGCAGGTAGAAGATCGAGACCGTGATGGTGGAGACCGCCGCGGCCGTGCGGACCGGGCGCTGCCGCATCCGGAAGGCCAGCACGTCGGCCATCGTGTAGCGACCGGAGTTGCGCAGCAGCTCCGCCACCAGCAGCAGCGCCACCAGCCAGGCGACCAGGAAGCCGATCGAGTAGAGGAAGCCGTCGTAGCCGTACAGGGCGATGATGCCGGCGATGCCCAGGAACGACGCCGCCGACATGTAGTCGCCGCCGATCGCCATGCCGTTCTGGAAGCCGGAGAAGGACCGGCCGCCCGCGTAGAAGTCGGTGGCCGTCTTGGTCTGCCGGCTGGCCCAGATCGTGATGGCCAGCGTCACCGCCACGAAGATCAGGAACAGCGTGATGGTGAGGTTCCGGGCGGTGGTGTCGCCCGCCTCAGCCGCGAGGACCGTGTTCATGGGTCACCTCCCCGATCTCGGCGCGGATCCGGTCGGCGACCGGGTCGATCTTCCGGTCGGCGTACCGGGAGTAGAGCCAGGCGATGAGGAAGGTGGAGACGAACTGCAGCAGACCGAAGACCAGGGCGACGTTGATGTTGCCGACGACCTTCGTGCCCATGAAGTCCCGCGCGTACGCGGACAGGATCACGTAGAGCGCGTACCACAGGAAGAACGCGACGGTCATCGGGAAGACGAAGCCGCGCAACGCGCGTCGCAACCCGGCGAACTCGTCCGACCGCTGTACGGCCAGATAGCGTTCCGCCGCCGACTCGGCGGGGGCGGACGCGGGTGTGTCCGTGGACATCTGTGGATCACCACCTTCACAGGCATCGGGGAGTTTCGCGCACGGTAAGGAGCGCACTCCCGACCCGGGAAGCGTGAGATCGGCGTCGGTCGACGGTTGCGCCGAACGGCACGATGGCTGCGCCGAGTGACCTGGCTCACTCCGGTGACCGGTCGGCGCCGGGGGCCGGCCGCGGTGCCGGTGGTCACCTCCGAGCGGCGGCGACCTGGTCAGGTCAGCTCGCGGTACCGGCCCCGGTAGTGCAGCAGCGGGTCCGTCTCCTCCGCCAGCTCGACCGTCTCGATGGTGGCGTCCACCAGCAGACCCCAGCCGTACTCCCGGGCGTCGTCGAGCCGGCAACCGACCCAGCCGCCCGCGTCCGACGGCACCGGGCCGTAGTCGGTCTGCGTCCAGGTGCCGGTGGCGAACAGACCGCCGGGGGACGGGAAGAGCCCGGCGAACCGGTCCGCGAGCTGCCGGTGCGACGGATTCAACGGCGCGACCGCGAAGCGGCCCGCCTCCTCCACCGCCGCCCACAGGTCGGCCTCCGGGTCGATCAGGCCGAGCAGCCGGTCCGGCTCGCCCTCCGCCACCAGCGTGGAGGAGACCGTCAGGCCCGCCGGCCCGGGCGCCGTCCACAGTGTCACCGG
This region includes:
- a CDS encoding cation acetate symporter, with protein sequence MNTVLAAEAGDTTARNLTITLFLIFVAVTLAITIWASRQTKTATDFYAGGRSFSGFQNGMAIGGDYMSAASFLGIAGIIALYGYDGFLYSIGFLVAWLVALLLVAELLRNSGRYTMADVLAFRMRQRPVRTAAAVSTITVSIFYLLAQMVGAGALVALLLGIRPGTTFLGMDADAAKIATIIMVGALMIIYVTVGGMKGTTYVQIVKAFLLMGGALIMTVLVLAKFNFNLSELLGQAAESSGKGSAFLEPGLRYGVEVAGNSTQTFYNKIDLLSLGIALVLGTAGLPHILIRFYTVPTAKAARKSVLWAIGIIGTFYLLTLALGFGAAALVGGEAITAQDRAGNTAAPQLAEALGVDFLGGDLGGATLLAVIAAVAFATILAVVAGLTLASSSSLAHDFYANVIKDGTASERQEVTVARISALVIGAISIVLSIFAQNLNVAFLVALAFAVAASGNLPAILYSLFWKRFNTSGAVWAIYGGLFAAVFLVFFSPVVSGAPTAMFPEQDWQWFPLSNPGILSIPFGFLCGWLGTVLSKERDEDKYAELEVRSLTGAGAH
- a CDS encoding flavin reductase family protein produces the protein MEYRHDRPALLIYLGTLMAEASAHLAQLNGHAPPTGLHERFLGWARARDGRMFHVNHEPGAEIHHTDPFAVPVDRRSPVRRLRGRLAAPVTLWTAPGPAGLTVSSTLVAEGEPDRLLGLIDPEADLWAAVEEAGRFAVAPLNPSHRQLADRFAGLFPSPGGLFATGTWTQTDYGPVPSDAGGWVGCRLDDAREYGWGLLVDATIETVELAEETDPLLHYRGRYRELT
- a CDS encoding DUF485 domain-containing protein gives rise to the protein MSTDTPASAPAESAAERYLAVQRSDEFAGLRRALRGFVFPMTVAFFLWYALYVILSAYARDFMGTKVVGNINVALVFGLLQFVSTFLIAWLYSRYADRKIDPVADRIRAEIGEVTHEHGPRG